The genome window TCGAACTCGTCGAACAGCTTGCGCGGGTTCTTGCCCAGGGTGTTGACCAGCACGTTGAGGCGGCCGCGGTGGGCCATGCCGACCACGATGTCCTTGACCGCATCGGCGCCGGCGCGGCGCACCACCACGTCCATCATCGGGATCAACGCATCGCCGCCTTCCAGCGAGAAGCGCTTCTGGCCGACGTACTTGGTGTGCAGGTAGCGCTCCAGGCCTTCGGCGGCGGTGATTCGCTCCAGCGTGCGTCGGCGGCTGTCGGCGTCGGCGGCGATGTTGCCGCCGGCGTTCTCCAGCCGCTGGTAGATCCACTGGCGCTGCTCGAATTCGGAGATGTGCATGAATTCGCTGCCGATCGACCCGGTGTAGGTCGCTTTCAGCCGTGCCAGCAGGTCGCGCAGCTTCATCCGCGGCTGGCCGCCGAGGCCGCCGGTGCTGAACTCGCTGCCCAGGTCGCTTTCCGACAGACTGTGGAACGGCAGGCCCAGGTCCGGTGGGTTCACTGGCGGGGTCAGGCCCAGCGGGTCCAGGCGCGCGCCGAGGTGGCCGCGCGCGCGGTAGGCGGTGATCAGCCGGCCGACATGGCGCTCGCGCTCGTCGCCGCCGGGGCTGGTGCCGCTGTTGGCGGCCTGCCGCGCTGCGCTGGCGATGTGGGCGATGACCGCCGAGTGGGGAACGTCACCGGCATCGCGGCCTTGGAAGCCGTCGAAGTAGCTTTTCCACTTGGGGTCGATGCTGTCGGGAGAGACCAGGTACTGCTCGTACAGGTCTTCTATATAGGCGGCATTGCCGCCGGCGAGTTGCGATGACTGCGCAAACTGCTTTAGGAGATTGTCCACGATGGTGGGGTCGGGTCGCTTTGGTGGGTTGGCTTACGGCTGGAACCGGCGGACGCGTGGCCCGCGCGGGCGTAATCAAGCAGAAAAATTATACCCCCATGACGTAGCCAGGGTGTGCATTTCGGAGACACAGGGGCGATGCCGGGTTCATTCACTGCGCCATTGGCCGCCGCGGCGCGGTGCTACCAGCCCAGCGCGCGCAGCTCGCTGCAGTCGCGCGAACGCTCCCAGGCCCGCGCGAACGCGTCCCGTAGCTGGCGCGCGCGGTCGCCGCCGAGCAGGTCGGTTTCGCCGTCGTAACGGTGCCCCAACGCACGGAAGTAGTAGCCGCCGCCATCGTCGACCAGGTAGGCGGTGGCATCGCCGCGATCGACCGGATCGACCACTTCGCGGAAACGGAATACGCTGGGCAGGCGCTGCGCCAGGGCCAGCAACGGCGCGGCGGCGCGCTGTGCGGCGGCCGCATCGTGCAACAGCACGCGCACCTGCTTGTCGTGCGCGGCCACCGCGAAGCGGCGCAGTTGCGCGAGCAGCGGCGGACTGTCCAGCAGGCCCGGATCCAGCGCGCGGCTGCAGATCAGCAATTGGCGCCGCGCCTGTGCGACTACCGCGGTACTGGCTGCGATCGCCGCGGCGGCGTCCTTCACCGCGGCGGCGCCCTTGAGCAGCCGCTGCATCGGCTGTGCTTGGCCAGCGGCGCCGCGCGCGCCGACCGGCAGGAAGCCGTGCCGCGCATAGAAGTCGAGTGCGGCCGGCGGCGCCTGCAGCTCCAGCCGCGGCCAGTGCCGGCGCCGCGCTTCCTCGACCAACGCGGCCAGCAGCGCGCTGCCGACGCCACGGCCGCGCCAGGCCGGCAGCACCGCCATGCAGCCGATGCGCTGCTCGGGGCCGAGCTGCGCGCTACCGATCGGCTGGCCGTCGTCGGCGCGCGCCAGCACGTGGTAGCTCAGCGCATCCAGAGCTTGGTCAACCGTATTCGCAGGCGTTGCCCGGTCGGCCTGCGCGTGCAGCGCACGCAGTTCTCCGGCCTGGCGGGCCGGGTCCAGCGTTTCGATGCGCAAGCCTGGGGCGGCCGGCATGGCGGGCCGCTCAGTCCTGCGCGTCGTCATCCTCGTCGCCGTGCTCGGCCGCGTCCAGCGGCTGGTAGAAGCCTGCCTCGACCAGCTGCAGCAGGGTGTCGCGGCCGGCGACGGACAGCGCGGCGTAGTCGCTGCCACCGAGGTGCTCGGCCGCGGCCAGGCGCCGCGCGTCCTTGATCGGCAGGGCGAATTCCAGGCCGCTGCAGAACAGGGTGGCGCCGCGCGTGGCCCGGCGCCAGGCCAGCCGCGCCCAAGGGTGGCGTTGCAGGACCAGTCCCTGTTGCAGCGCCGCGGCCACTTCCTGCGGCGCCGGCGGGTTGGTCGGCGGCAGGATCTCGCCGGCGGCACGGTAGGTGGTGATGAAGCGGCCGAACCAGGCGCCGAGGCGGTCGGTATCGTTCATGCGCAGTGCGTTCAGCGCCTCGACCACGCGGCCCATCGCCGCCGCGTCGATCTCGTACGGATCGGCCGGAACCTGCAGGTCCTCGTCGTGGTAGCGCAGCGTCTCGTCGGCGCCGTCGATCAGGGTGTCCAGGTAGTCGCCGATCAGTTCGGCCGAGGACGGCGCGCGCGTGCCCACCGAGAAGGTCAGGCAGGCATCTTCGGCGACGCCATGGTGCGGCACCAGCGGCGGCAGGTACAGCATGTCGCCGGGGCCGAGCACCCACTCGTGGCTGGGGCTGAAACT of Xanthomonas translucens pv. cerealis contains these proteins:
- a CDS encoding GNAT family N-acetyltransferase produces the protein MPAAPGLRIETLDPARQAGELRALHAQADRATPANTVDQALDALSYHVLARADDGQPIGSAQLGPEQRIGCMAVLPAWRGRGVGSALLAALVEEARRRHWPRLELQAPPAALDFYARHGFLPVGARGAAGQAQPMQRLLKGAAAVKDAAAAIAASTAVVAQARRQLLICSRALDPGLLDSPPLLAQLRRFAVAAHDKQVRVLLHDAAAAQRAAAPLLALAQRLPSVFRFREVVDPVDRGDATAYLVDDGGGYYFRALGHRYDGETDLLGGDRARQLRDAFARAWERSRDCSELRALGW
- a CDS encoding ribosomal protein uL16 3-hydroxylase: MKKSTPFPIEIDATRQQPLGMPAARFLRDYWHKRPLLIRNAFPGFVSPIEPGDLAGLACEEAALSRLIVHDRGNDRWSVRSGPFQESEFPGMPDHDWTLLVQDVDKWDPDIRALLEQFRFLPRWRVDDVMVSFAAPGGSVGAHVDHYDVFLLQAHGQRRWQIDASASMGRKAPPTDFREDVELKLLRSFSPSHEWVLGPGDMLYLPPLVPHHGVAEDACLTFSVGTRAPSSAELIGDYLDTLIDGADETLRYHDEDLQVPADPYEIDAAAMGRVVEALNALRMNDTDRLGAWFGRFITTYRAAGEILPPTNPPAPQEVAAALQQGLVLQRHPWARLAWRRATRGATLFCSGLEFALPIKDARRLAAAEHLGGSDYAALSVAGRDTLLQLVEAGFYQPLDAAEHGDEDDDAQD